ACGCCGGTGCAGCTTCATATTGCGGCGTTCTGGGATATTGGCGTGGTCAAAATAAGTTTGCCAGAGCAGGCGAAATAATGGCTCGCGCTCGTCCAGCACCGTGGCCGATACATCGGTGGAGCGCTGGGGGGCTTTTTCCTCAAACTGCACGATGTCGGTGCGGTGCAGGTCGTAGTAAAGACCGTAGCCGCGGCGCCGGTCAAAGATCAGCCAGCGCTGATCGGCGTAGCGCTTGGTGAAGTGGGGCGCAATGAGCGGTAGCACATCAAAATCGGGTTCAATGGTGGCGTGAAATAGCTCGTCCTGAGTTTTCTCGAAGCGCACGAAAGCTTCCATGCGGTGCTTTTCGCGAAACATCTGCTTGTCGATGTCGGCCACAAGGCGCACGCTGTCGTTGGTGTAGTTCTCCGAAATATCCACCCTACCCTTGGCCTCCACTGCTAGCTGTACGTAACGGCAAATAATGATTTCGCGGTCGGCGCGCTCAGACAGAAACACATGATACAAACGCGTACGCGCCTCCATATCCATGTATTTCAGCAGTCCTTGCCATACACGGGTGGCTTTTTCTTCGCTGGTGGCAATGGGTACAGTGGCGGTAAAAAGCCCCCCTGCGCCGCATCGGCCGGCTGAATGCTGTTGGGGGGCGTTTTGCGCTCGTACATCTCCAGCAATACCGTCAACAAGCCATCAAAAGAGCCATCGTAAGTGTAATCGTGCATAAAGCGGAGTAAAGAGAAGGCTATACGAACCAACTAACAGCCCGTTATGCTTCGGCAGGCAAGCGCCAGATTCAGCACAACGGGCCAGATTAGGAGATATTTAGCCTTGTACGGGTTGCAGCTGGCGAGCCGCGTCGCTGAGAGCTTGGGCCAACTGGTGCAGCTGATCAATAGAATTGGGCGTAGCGCCATCAACCACACTGTTGATATGCTCAGCCAGAGTCAGAAGCAGGCTACTGATCTGAGCTGCATCGCCTGTATTAATCACACTTTCCAGCTCTCTCAAATCGTTGGCAATTGTATCGTAGGCCGGATCATCGCCCGTTTCCAGAAGTTCACTCCAGCCATTTATGTTGCCAATAGCAGGAGTTTTACCGTTGTTGATATTGCCCTTCAGAATCTCAAGAGAAGCGTTTAAGTGAGTGGCGGCGGCAGATTGGGAAATGCTCATATATCGGTTGGGTTTAAGTGAACACTAGCCTTTCTTACTGCATCTGGCGCTCTGAGGTTAAGTAATGCAAGGGTTCCCCGTAGTTCCTCTCCTTTCAATGGCCTCCATTCTCATGATAATGGCCAAAAAATCGCAGCAGCAATTCATTGACAGCTTCGGGATCTTCGTGCTGCACCCAATGCGTAGCCTTATCAAAATAGGTAAGACGACCAGCCTCGCACCACGCCAGGCTTTCCTGCGCCATATTGGCGTTGAGAAAAGCATCTCGCTTGCCCCACACAATGTGCACCGGCACCCGCACCCGCCCCGGCGGATTCAATTGCCGCACGTAGCGCGCCGCCGCCCGATACCAATTGAGCATGCTGGTAATAGCCCCAGGCTGCGCCCAAGCTGCTCGGTACTGCTTTAAGTCTTCATTACTAAATGCCCCCCGACGGCTGGTTCCACGCAGTGTTTGCTCGCCGAGTTGGTAATTATTAAGGCTGAATGCCTTCTCGGGCAGCCACGAAAGCTGAAAAAAGAAAATATACCAACTCTTGCTTAACTGCCGGAAGCTGCGCCGTAGCTCCTGAGTCATTACCCTCGGGTGCGGCACATTTAGGATTGCCACCCGGGCCACTCGATCAGGAAAATAGGCCGCCAGATTCCACGCTACGAGCGCGCCCCAGTCGTGGCCGACCAGAAAGGCGTGCTCGTGCCCGGCCGCGTCAATCAGGCCAATGATATCGGCTGCCAAAGCCGGCATCTTATAATCGGCCAAGCGCGGAGGCTTGTTGCTAAGGTTATAGCCGCGCTGGTCAGGCGCCCACACCCGGTAGCCGGCCTCAGCCAACGCCGGGATTTGGCGGCGCCAACTGTACCAGAACTCGGGGAAGCCGTGCAGCAGTATAATCAGTGGGCCATCCTGCGGCCCACACTGCACAACGTGCAGCGTAATGCCGTTGGTAATGACGTTGTGGTGTTCGAGTTCGTAGCGCACAAACCGTCTTACTACAGTTGCGGTAAGAAGTTGCCGCTCAGCTACAAACCAATCTTACAACATCAGGCAGCCTCCGGGTGCGACTCGTCGCGGGCGCTGGTAGTGCGCACCGACTCGTGCAACTGACGGACCAGCGGCAACAGGTCGCTGAGCTTGCAGCAGCAAGCCAAACGTGCCACTTTCATAGTTTTGGGAGCTTCGGAAGGAGCGGCCGACGCGTCGGCGCCGCGGTGAGAAACAGTCATGGTAGTAGTTGTTGGTCGCTAATGGTTGGTTGTATAAAGAGCCTTAGGCCGGTGTGGAAGTGGCAGAATCAGATAAAAAAACTAGAAAGCCGCATCGCAGTGATTGAATAGCTACTTGCGAATGTTATTCACTGCGATGCGGCTTTAGTAATGCATTAAGAAGCCTGCGCAAAAAGATCGAGCTGCTGGGTGACGAGGGCTGAACGCACTGCACCCGACCCAAACAGAATCTGTCGACGCAAGCTCTGCTCATCATATTCGCGGCTATCCAGCGCTTGGCCACGGCATGTCAGAAAGAACTTGGCCCGCTTGAGCACCACGCCAAACTTGTGTAAATGATCTAAAGTGAGCGGGGCGAAACGGCGAGCTGCCACAATGCGCTTGGCGGAACGTGCTCCAACACCAGGCACCCGCAGAATCATCTCATAGTCAGCGGTCTGCACATCCACGGGGAAAACGTGACGGTTGCGTAGCGCCCAAGCCAACTTAGGGTCAATCTCCAGATCGAGGTGGGGATGCTGAGGATCCAGGATTTCATCGGCCTGAAAGCCGTAGAAGCGAATCAACCAGTCGGACTGATACAGGCGATGCTCCCGAATAACGGGTGGGCGCGTGAGCTGTGGCAGGCGCGCGTCATCTGTGACCGGGACGTAGCCGGAGTAATACACGCGCTTCAATCCATAACCCTTGTACAGGGAATCGGAGAGCTGAAGAATCTGATGGTCGTTCTCGTCAGAAGCACCTACAATAAGCTGGGTGCTTTGGCCCGCCGCCGCGAAAGCCGGTACTTTCTTGAAAAGCGCCTTCTCTTCCTTGTTCTGCACGATGCCCTGATGAATCTGCTTCATCGGGGTCAAAATTTCTTTATAATTCTTCTCGGGGCCAAATTCTGCAAGCTCAACTCAGAAGGCAGCTCAATGTTGACGCTCAGACGGTCGGCGTACAGGCCAGCTTCCGCAATCAGCTCGGGTGAAGCACCCGGAATGGTCTTGACGTGGATGTAGCCATTGAACTTGTGCTCGGTGCGCAGCTTCTTCACGATGCGCACGAGGCGCTCCATGGTGTAGTCAGAATCCTTGAAAATACCGGAGCTGAGAAACAGCCCTTCGATATAATTGCGCCGATAGAAGTTCATCGTGAGATCAACTACTTCATCTACTGTAAAGGCCGCACGCTTCACATCA
The window above is part of the Hymenobacter radiodurans genome. Proteins encoded here:
- a CDS encoding TIGR03915 family putative DNA repair protein gives rise to the protein MAGDVRAQNAPQQHSAGRCGAGGLFTATVPIATSEEKATRVWQGLLKYMDMEARTRLYHVFLSERADREIIICRYVQLAVEAKGRVDISENYTNDSVRLVADIDKQMFREKHRMEAFVRFEKTQDELFHATIEPDFDVLPLIAPHFTKRYADQRWLIFDRRRGYGLYYDLHRTDIVQFEEKAPQRSTDVSATVLDEREPLFRLLWQTYFDHANIPERRNMKLHRRHIPLRYWRYLSEKQPRETRFQPIKNKTLTKDSNQLQ
- a CDS encoding alpha/beta fold hydrolase codes for the protein MRYELEHHNVITNGITLHVVQCGPQDGPLIILLHGFPEFWYSWRRQIPALAEAGYRVWAPDQRGYNLSNKPPRLADYKMPALAADIIGLIDAAGHEHAFLVGHDWGALVAWNLAAYFPDRVARVAILNVPHPRVMTQELRRSFRQLSKSWYIFFFQLSWLPEKAFSLNNYQLGEQTLRGTSRRGAFSNEDLKQYRAAWAQPGAITSMLNWYRAAARYVRQLNPPGRVRVPVHIVWGKRDAFLNANMAQESLAWCEAGRLTYFDKATHWVQHEDPEAVNELLLRFFGHYHENGGH